In Thiofilum sp., the genomic window GCTAATTCGCTTACAACTGAGAAATGCGAACAAAGATAATACGCTTTTCCGTACTCCAGAAATGAATTATCTAGCAAAATTTTGCTATTATCTTTATACCATCGCACCTAACGCACCTTTACAAATTTTTGAGTACGATCATTGGGAGGATTGTGCTAAGCCCCATGCTCCGCCTAGCTTTGATCAGCATTTTTTATCCTCTCGACTGATACATAGTTGGCGTCAAGGGGGAGATTTTCATTTTATCCATTTAACTTTTCAAGAGTACTTGATTGCACTCTATATCGCTGATACCTCTTTTGAAGCAGTTAAGCAGTATATTTTTAGTCCTCATTGGAAAATGGTATTTCGCTTTTTAGCGGGTATTTACGGTAAATACTCTAACTTTAAGATGCTAAAAGTGCTCTTAAATACCCTACTTAACACTATCGATCAAATAGGATTTTTATACTTAGAAGCAACCCACTACTTAATAGAGGCTAATATTGAGAATAGTACTGAGTTACTTGGTTATGATATGCGAGATAAACTATGGAATTTGTCTTTAGATAGTCAAAGCCCTATTAAAGAAACAGCAGGCGAACTATTAGCACTACTATCACCCAACTTTATTATTAAAAATATTATTCATATTGAAGCACACCTAGAGCAACAAGACCCTAATAGTTGGCAATCAATTAAACTACTTGGTTTTATTAACAACACAGAGGCGGATTATTTAATTTTAAAACTATTGAATAGTGAAAATCCCGAAATACAAGAATACGCTTTGATAGCTTTAGCTCAAAAAAACACTTCTAATCTAAGACAAGCAATTATTGAGCTTTATACTGCTTCACCTAGGGAAAATTTAAATTTACTCTGCACAGTCGCTGCCAAAACTAAGCATAAAGATTTTTTTAGTCATCTAGCTGCCTATTTACATAAAGAACCAGAAAAATTGATTGACTACAATCCTATATTGCAAACTATCACTACGATAGGGGCAGCTAACTTTAAAGATGAATTATTAAATTTCATTAATTTTTATTCGCCAACATTATTAACCGATAAAGCAATTGAGGCAGTGATTAGCCTTCAAGATGAACAAAGTAGAGAATGGTTTAAGAATGTCTTATTAATAAAAAATGCCGAGCTAGCCTATACTGCTAGTTACTACGCTATTCAATACAATATTTTAACCGCAGAGGAGTTACTTCAACTCTATACAAAGGCAGACTACTCCTATAAGCAAATCTGGCTTAATGCTATCCTTAAGCAAAGCGAAATTAGTGCTAAAATACCCAAAAGCAGTATTACTATCCTATTGGAGCTACTTTTCTCTAACTCAGAGCATAGCTTCCAAATATTAGCCAACCTAAGTCGATCTGATCTTTATTCATTACTTAATACAGATCAATTTTTAAAGTTGGCAGATTTTTGTAGACCTATTCTAGATCAACCTCATAGTGAACTAGCCGTAAATGCTATTAAAATCTTAGGCGCTATTAAAGATATATCTGCTTATATTAAAATAAAGGCAATTGCATTTAAGCATGATGATTGCCAATATCAAGCCTGTGCTATTTATGCTATGGCTAACTATACAGCTATTTATCCTAATGAAGTTAAAGATACGCTACACTCACTTTATCATAGAATAAATCAACACAATATTAGATTAAAAAAGGATATTTTGACTGTATTGGCTAATATTGACTTAAGCGAAATAATGCGCTATAGAACTGAGCCTATTTTGCAAGCTATAATAAACACACTGTGCGCCCAGCAAGGAGTATTACTTTTTGAGGAAGGTTATATTGATCATTCAGGCATTAAGCATTTATTTAACCCGCTCCCTAAACTATCTTTCAATACTCCAGCAAAAGACCAGCTTGATCAGCTCAGACTTGCCTGTAACTATGCACTGGAAAAGAACTTAATTAGAAAAACCAGTAGCAAGCGTGGCGAAATAAAGCCCTTATTTCAAAAAACACAAGCCGGATATAATGACTATTATTTTCCTGATAGTGTTGATGTGAATACAGGCAATAAATTTATTAGAGGAGGCTCGATCAAAGCTGAAACAGCTCAACGTATTATGAACCGTTTGCAATTGATTTGTCCTATGCTGTTTGATCATTGAAAACGGCACACTACACTTAATCCAACATAGCTTTGCTGTTTAAGTTACTTTGTGTGAGATTTTCACTACCCTAGTGGGCTGATTAGTGTTAGCAAGAGATACTTATGCGTGGGTTATTACAGAGTTCAATAGGTCTAGTATTGAGTATGGGGCTACTTCTTTGTGCTCAGGCGGCAGATCAACCCCTTAATCGCACGGCGCTCATCGCTCAAAATTGCATGAGCTGCCATGGCACTAATGGCATTAGTAATGGCCCTGCTATCCCTAGCATTGCGGGCTTTAGCCGCTCCTATTTAGAGCGCAGCTTACTGGAATATAAAACTGATAAGCGTCATTCTACCATTATGGGGCGAATTACTAAGGGTTATAGCGCTGAGGACTTAAAGCTACTCGCTGACTATTTTGCCCAGCAACCTTTTATCCGTGCCTCTCAAGTCACTGACCCTCATTTGGTGATGCAAGGCAAGTCACTACACCGCCAACATTGCGCGGTGTGCCATATTCAAAATGGTACAGTAGATAAAACCGGAGCGGCGATTCTAGCAGGTCAATGGAAAACATATTTGCAATTTGCCCTGACTGATTTTCAACAGGGCGCACGGACTAGCCCTAGAGGGATGACTAAAAGTGTAGAGGCGGTTGAACAACGCTATGGTGAAGAAGGCTTCAAGGCCTTAATTGAGTTTTATGCTAGTCAACCGGAATAACCAGCCTGAAGCAGTTTAGGTGGTAGCACTACACTAAGTAGCCATTCAAAAGTTATCGAGCATGCCTTCCGCAGTCGCTGTGAATTCATCCTTGTATACTTCAAGGCGGCATCCCTACCGCCAAAACTACTTCAGAAATATCCGATAACTTTCACTTAAGTACTTAATTCTCAAGACCTAGTTTAGCGCTAATTAACGAAACTTCGCTGCCCGCTCTGGGAAATTCGCTTCTAGCACTTTGAGATTATCCGCTGCTAAGTCGGGTTTACCCATTTTGCGAGCTGCGGTAATTTTAATCTCTAATGCATCAATGACCGCCGGTGAGCCTTGATAATGCTTAATCGCATATTCGGCACGATTAAACGCTGCCAGCCATGCCCCACGCGTCATATAGTACTTAGCTACATTGACCTCAGAGGATGCCAAAGTATTACGTAAATACTGCACGCGCTGTTTAGCATCTCCCGTGTAACGACTCTCAGGAAAGCGATTGATGAGCGTTGAGAAATCGTGGAAAGATTCTTTTTGGCGCACTATGTCCAAGTCAGCAATACTACGCGGGAATACCTTATCGACTAAGCTACTGCCGCGATTAAAATTAACTAAGCCACGCAGATATAAGGCATAGTCCACTTTACTACTCATCGGATTCATGCGGATAAAGCGATCAATCGCATCCAAGGCAGAATCTGGCTCATCGTATTTATAATACGCATACGCGGCCTCTAATTGAGCCTGCTGCGCATAAGGGCCTAAGGGGAAACGGGCTTCTAAGGTTTCATACAACGAAATCGCCGTTTTGTAGTCACCTGATTGCGTTGCCTTTTGTGCCTTAGAATATAACTGATTGGCAGTTAAGGAGTTATTAGGATCAACCGCTGGTTTAGCTTTACTACTTTGAGATGAACAAGCCCCCAAGGTCATCGCAAGAACAGCAGCTAATAAAACCGTATTGGCGCGGCGCAGATGCATCTTAAACATTTTTGTGGTTATCGACATTTGCTTAATAACACGTATGATGGATCGAAGTTTGTTAGTATAGCCACAAAGCCGTTCAAGATGTATCAAAATCAGCAGATTACCTACACTGTTCCTATGGAGCTTTCCGGTCAACGTTTAGATCAAGTACTTGCGACTCTCTGCCCCGACTTTTCGCGTAGCCAATTGCAAAAATGGATTAAGTCCGATGGGGTATTAGTTAATGGCAAAGTCGTTAAGCCTAAGGAGCGTCTCTTAGGAGGTGAACTCATTGAAATCGATGCCGAATACGAGGTGCAAACCGAGTTTGAGCCTGAAGATATTCCGCTCGATATTGTCTATGAAGACGATGCTATTTTAGTACTGAATAAACCTGCCGATTTAGTGGTGCATCCCGCTGCGGGTAATTGGACAGGTACATTGGTCAACGCCCTACTTTTTCACGATGAGTCATTAAAACAAATTCCTCGCGCGGGAATTGTGCATCGCTTGGATAAAGATACTTCGGGCCTCATGGTAGTGGCTAAAACCCTAGAAGCGCATTTTTCGCTAGTCAATCAACTCCAAGAACGCACCGTCTCCCGCGAATATTTGGCTTTAGTGCAACGCTCGATCATTGCGGGCGGTACGATTGAGGGCAATATTGGACGCCATCATAATGACCGCAAGCGTATGGCCGTATTAGAGGAAGGCGGACGCGAGGCGATTACCCATTATCGGGTGGAGGAACGCTTTACTAATCATACTTTACTCCGAGTTGCGCTAGAAACTGGACGTACTCATCAAATCCGTGTGCATTTAAGTAGCCATCATATGCCGATTGTGGGTGATCCGGTGTATGGCGGACGCTTTAAAGTGCCTGCGGGTATTTCGGATGAATTACGCAATGCCTTAAATACTTTTCCACGCCAAGCCTTACATGCCACATTATTGGCACTCGAACACCCCGAAACAGGTGAGGAAATGGAATGGGAAGTAGAAGTACCTGATGATATGGCTGATCTTCTAGACCTATTACGCGCCGAAGATGAGCGTTTAACTGAGCTTTAGCGAGTGCGCTACGATGGGAAGTAAAGATATTGTCAGTAAACAAGTGCTTAGCCACTTGGCAGCCGATATTGCCAATTTATTATTGCATTTGGATGTTGATTTACACTCAGTCGAGTTATTAGATACTGAACACCAACGCATCGAGCTGCGTCGTGCTGATTTAGTTGCGCGTATGCGTAAAAGGGTAACGGGCGAGCACTTTATCTTGCATATTGAAATTCAAAACGCTAATCACCCCGAAATGCCAACGCGCATGTTGCGCTACTTCACTGATATACACTTACAATATCCTAGCGAGCCTATCCATCAGCATCTCGTTTACATTGGTAAAAAGCCTTTGGAGATGGTAAGCGAAATTAACCAACCACTGTTCACATATCGTTATGCGATATTGGATATGCGCACTGTAGACTGTAGCGTTTTATTGGCACAGGACACTCCTGATGCCTTAGTTTTAGCGATATTGTGTGATTTTAAGCAACGTCCAGTACAAGAAATGGTCAATTATATTGTCACACGCTTAAAAGAGCTAACCGCAGACGATGAGAGTAGTTTTCGCAACTACTTTGAAATGCTCGAAACGCTAGCAGATAATCGAGATTTACAACCTCAATTGAGCGAGGCTAAACAAATGTTAACCCAAGTCAATGTTAAAAAATTCGCCTCCTATAATTGGGGGCTACAGGATGGTTTATTACAAGGAATAGAACAAGGTCTTGAACAAGGTATCGAGCAAGGCATTGAACGAGGTCTTGAACAAGGACTGGAGCTGGGCAAAAAAGAGGGTAAACAATTGGGACTACAAGAAGGTCAACTCATTAAAGCTCGTGCTATAGCATTAAAATTACTCAAGATGGGTACTTTTAGCCTTGAACAAATTGCTGATCTTGCAGAATTATCACTTGAGGATATTCAACAGTTGCAACGTGAACGAGCCAATTAATTCTTTTCTGATGAGTATTGTATGAATCAAGCTGCAATTGTGAAACAAGGCTGGTTAATACCGGATTGGCCAGCTCCTAATAATGTCAAAGCCTTTACCACGACGCGTCATGGCGGAGTGAGTGTTGCACCCTATGAGAGTTTAAATCTGGGTGATCATGTAGAAGATGTACCTATGGCCGTAGCACGTAATCGGCAGATCGTGGGGGATATAGCCCAACTTCCTAATGAACCGTTATGGCTGAAACAAGTGCACGGTACGGTGGTCATGGGTATGGATGGCGGTGGGAGTTGTTACCCAACCGCAGATGCTTCTATTGCATTACGTCCTAAACAAATCTGTGTTGTGATGACAGCTGACTGCTTGCCCGTGCTGTTTTGTAATAAGGCGGGTACTAAAGTGGCTGCTGCTCATGCGGGTTGGCGTGGCTTATGCGATGGTATGTTAGAGCAAACGGTTAAAACCTTTAATGAAGACCCCTCTAGTTTGCTGGCATGGATTGGCCCCGGAATTGGTCCGAATGCGTTTGAAGTGGGTCCTGAAGTGAGAGCTGAATTTATTACTGTTGATGCTCAAGCAGCAGTGGCGTTTCGACCTGCCGTAAATGAAGGTAAATGGCTAGTGGATTTATATCAAATTGCACGGCAACGCCTAGCGAATGTAGGAGTAAAAGCTGTTTATGGTGGAGATTATTGTACTTATCAGGACAATGAGCGCTTTTTCTCTTTTCGCCGCGATGGTAAAACTGGACGCATGGGCAGCTTTATCTGGATGGCATGAGTATTACTCATGCCTAAACCACGTCGTTTAGCTACGCGTTAAACGTTTAGCGTTAGAGACCACACGCTTGTGCACGGGAGTCATACCTTTACTCAATACATTTAAGGTAGCGCTTTCTAAGCGTTTAGTAGAGTGATTGAGTGAACCGCCCTGACTCAGCGGATAAGCAGTGAACGCATTGAACCACATACGCATCCATTCTTGGTTCACTTTCCACATTTGCATGCTCATCGCTAACCAAGCTTCACCAAATGCTTCTACTTTTTCAGCTCCCATTTGATAAAACTCGCGCTGATCTTTAGCGCTGGGATTAGCACCTGCTAACATCATACGCATAGTGCGCATCGCAATCACTTGAGGGGCCGCTACAGCAATTTCAGCCGCTTGGGTGGCAAGGCGGTAGGATTTATCGAGGGTCGACATACAGGAAGCTCCAAATTAAGCAAGACAAGCCAATACATTTATTGACTTCAAACAATAGCATAGCAAAATCATCAAGAAAGCAATACTAAAAAGGATTAGCATAGATTTAATGTCGATTATTGAGCTAGTCAATAGTTACTTTAGCAACTATTAAACCTGTAAAGCTACGAACTCACCGTTAAACTGAGCACTTACCTGACCCGCATAATCTATTACTGCCTCTACTGCGATTTTCGCTTTACCCTTGGTCTGTAAAGTTTGCTTGAAGCTCTCCCACTGTGTTGGATCAGCAAAGTAGGCTTTTGCCGCAAAATCGCCTTCAACCGGACGCTGATACTCCAAAGCACTACGGCGCACCACTAAGGTGCTGGATATAGCTTCCGCTTCTAAGCGTGTATGCACTAATGACCACGCCGCTAAAGTTAAAATCGTCGCAATACTGCCACCGAATACGGTGTGGTGAGGGTTTTTATTGGGGGCTAAGGGAGCTTGCAGTATGAGTTGATCACTAGCAATGCTCAGTACTTGAATCTGCATCGCTTGAGTGAGTGGAATATGCGTATTCAAATAGACTTGTAAGTCCTGCTCTGTCATGGCTGATCCTAGACTAAATGGGAGGCAGCTATTATGAGCCTAAACAGAGTCCAGTATCAAAACGAGACGCTAAATCCCCCAAGTGATCGTCACTTTACGATGCCCAAAGCGGCGCGCTTTTGCATGATCATCACCCATATAAATATCAATTTTCTTTTCCCAGCGTTTGTGCATTTTATCTAGTACTAAATAATCACCCTGAAAGCCGCTGATTTTAACTTTAGTACGGGGTTTTAAGCCAAATTTAGCTAATAAATCCCGCGATACTGCAATTGCTTTCATCCCCGGTTGCAAGTGTACGCCCCACGCGGTACGCATAGGTTTAGGTAGATTAAGGGAGGTATAGGCTGTTGCTTTGACTTGTAAGGACTTAGCCTCTTTGTGGGCAGTACTCGCAGCCATGACGGAGGACATATTAAGTAATAGTGCTAGCACCGTTATCAATCCAAACACTCTATAGTTCATAGCTCAACTCAACTAAGCGGGTTAACTAACAGCAATCTATCGGACTTATTAAGTGTTTTGACTGTAGCATAAGTATTATTTAAAGCTAAGTCTTTGATTTTTAGATTTTTTAGATAGGCTCTGCTCTCTAAAAAATGAGCATTGGTAATTAAGCAACACTGTAAGCTAGCAATTACCTACTAAAAATAAGGATATTAATTAGAAACCCTAGGATTAAGTGGTTTAAATACAACAACTTCATCATCTATTTTTTAGAATAAAAATGCTTTTTGATTAATAAAAGATCGCTAACCAAATAGTTTCTTGCTCAGGCATTGTCCAAGCAACTCGATGCTTAACATGAGCAGGCAAATTGATATAGTCCCCTGCTTTGAGTGTTACTTGTCGATCCTCCAGCTCTAATATGGCTTCGCCTTGCAGGATTAATACCCATTCATGTTCATTTTGGTCGTACCAAAAATCGGGCGGTGAAGCCTGTCCTTTAGACACAATACGCTCGATACGCAATTGCACCGCATTGACTAATGTTTCAAATACTTCGGCTTTAAGATCAGTAGGTAGTTGGGCGAATAGGTTGCCAGTTTCAACGGAGAGTGTGGATTCCATAGATTTAGCTCAATAGCTATGAAAGCCTTAAGCATAGCCTAAAGCTAAGGTTTGGTTGTAGTTGATACTGGGTTTGCTAAAATGAACCTTAGTTTTACTGGAGACAATTAATGCCCGCACGAGATGCATATCACCTAGCCGTGCGTCACGCACTGGAAAAAGCTGGTTGGACAGTTACCGATGATCCTTATCTAATAAAACAAGGTGTCATATCTATGTATATTGATCTAGGTGCTGAGCATTTAGTAGCTGCCACAAAGGGTCAAGAAAAAATAGCCATTGAAATTAAGTGCTTTACACAGCCTTCTTACCTAGCTGAGTTTCATACTGCTTTAGGACAGTTTATCAATTACAAAATTGCTTTAGAAAAACAAGAACCAGAGCGTGATCTCTATTTAGCTATTACTCAATCTACTTATGATGCTTTTTTCACAGTTCCTTTTATTCAGCAAGTCACTAATAAAACTGGAATAAAGCTAATGCTATTTGATGCTGATCAAGAGGTTATTACCCAATGGATAAACTAAAACTTTATCGTCAGGCTATTAAAGCTGTATTGAAAGATTATGCAAATCTTTCGCCTTCTAAGGATGAGCTTCTTACACAATTAATTTTTGATGATGAAGGAGGTCATTATCAATTAATGTATGTAGGATGGGATCGTGGTACTAGAGTTTATGGTGTGATTATTCATATTGACCTTATTAATGGTAAAGCATGGCTACAATATAATGGTACTGAGTTTGATATTGCTAAGGAATTAATGGCTCAAGGTGTAGAACGCGAAGATATTGTATTAGGCTTTTATCCAAAATCGACTCGTAAATATACGGATTATGCAATTACTTAAAGATTTTATTGATAAATAACTTTTAACTCTTAAAATTTTATTCATATGTCTAGCTCTACAACGAGTGGTATATGATCACTGTGTTGTAGCCAAAAATTTTTATCTCCGATTTCTAAGCTAGATTTTTTCAGTAAAAATTGTGAAAGAAATACATAATCAATATGATAAGGCTTATCAGATTTTCGATACATATAGAAAGTTGATTGGCTCTCTTGACCATGTGGCTCTTGATACTGTTCGTGATAAATACTGCAAACTCCTATTTCAGCTAACTCTCTAACTACATCACTATGATTCCACCATCTATCCCAAATATCCCAACAAGTATTACTATTAAAAT contains:
- a CDS encoding NACHT domain-containing protein produces the protein MYVELRVASVKGVAHPVLLQHGRTIAEEQKERQQRHASQPLSLDHCINLTQHQHIVILGDPGSGKTSLLKHLCLDIVSTNSPRWLIPIFISLRRYWIEKQKTPSMSLLHYASISLFGQQAANNLSSQYSLLLQGAYHHNRSEINGLEQLLLHLSGEKKETILFLLDGLDEIATNNTAIEIITQDIRQLSQHFSWVLTSRHSGFFGDLEQDICYDIISLNKAGIEELVLSWFRNSNTPDRQTKQQELLRQIETNSRLRDMASNPFLLTLLCHIQYYAQKKSLPLYRIDIYATIIELIRLQLRNANKDNTLFRTPEMNYLAKFCYYLYTIAPNAPLQIFEYDHWEDCAKPHAPPSFDQHFLSSRLIHSWRQGGDFHFIHLTFQEYLIALYIADTSFEAVKQYIFSPHWKMVFRFLAGIYGKYSNFKMLKVLLNTLLNTIDQIGFLYLEATHYLIEANIENSTELLGYDMRDKLWNLSLDSQSPIKETAGELLALLSPNFIIKNIIHIEAHLEQQDPNSWQSIKLLGFINNTEADYLILKLLNSENPEIQEYALIALAQKNTSNLRQAIIELYTASPRENLNLLCTVAAKTKHKDFFSHLAAYLHKEPEKLIDYNPILQTITTIGAANFKDELLNFINFYSPTLLTDKAIEAVISLQDEQSREWFKNVLLIKNAELAYTASYYAIQYNILTAEELLQLYTKADYSYKQIWLNAILKQSEISAKIPKSSITILLELLFSNSEHSFQILANLSRSDLYSLLNTDQFLKLADFCRPILDQPHSELAVNAIKILGAIKDISAYIKIKAIAFKHDDCQYQACAIYAMANYTAIYPNEVKDTLHSLYHRINQHNIRLKKDILTVLANIDLSEIMRYRTEPILQAIINTLCAQQGVLLFEEGYIDHSGIKHLFNPLPKLSFNTPAKDQLDQLRLACNYALEKNLIRKTSSKRGEIKPLFQKTQAGYNDYYFPDSVDVNTGNKFIRGGSIKAETAQRIMNRLQLICPMLFDH
- a CDS encoding c-type cytochrome, which produces MRGLLQSSIGLVLSMGLLLCAQAADQPLNRTALIAQNCMSCHGTNGISNGPAIPSIAGFSRSYLERSLLEYKTDKRHSTIMGRITKGYSAEDLKLLADYFAQQPFIRASQVTDPHLVMQGKSLHRQHCAVCHIQNGTVDKTGAAILAGQWKTYLQFALTDFQQGARTSPRGMTKSVEAVEQRYGEEGFKALIEFYASQPE
- a CDS encoding outer membrane protein assembly factor BamD, whose protein sequence is MSITTKMFKMHLRRANTVLLAAVLAMTLGACSSQSSKAKPAVDPNNSLTANQLYSKAQKATQSGDYKTAISLYETLEARFPLGPYAQQAQLEAAYAYYKYDEPDSALDAIDRFIRMNPMSSKVDYALYLRGLVNFNRGSSLVDKVFPRSIADLDIVRQKESFHDFSTLINRFPESRYTGDAKQRVQYLRNTLASSEVNVAKYYMTRGAWLAAFNRAEYAIKHYQGSPAVIDALEIKITAARKMGKPDLAADNLKVLEANFPERAAKFR
- the rluD gene encoding 23S rRNA pseudouridine(1911/1915/1917) synthase RluD — protein: MYQNQQITYTVPMELSGQRLDQVLATLCPDFSRSQLQKWIKSDGVLVNGKVVKPKERLLGGELIEIDAEYEVQTEFEPEDIPLDIVYEDDAILVLNKPADLVVHPAAGNWTGTLVNALLFHDESLKQIPRAGIVHRLDKDTSGLMVVAKTLEAHFSLVNQLQERTVSREYLALVQRSIIAGGTIEGNIGRHHNDRKRMAVLEEGGREAITHYRVEERFTNHTLLRVALETGRTHQIRVHLSSHHMPIVGDPVYGGRFKVPAGISDELRNALNTFPRQALHATLLALEHPETGEEMEWEVEVPDDMADLLDLLRAEDERLTEL
- the pgeF gene encoding peptidoglycan editing factor PgeF, with amino-acid sequence MNQAAIVKQGWLIPDWPAPNNVKAFTTTRHGGVSVAPYESLNLGDHVEDVPMAVARNRQIVGDIAQLPNEPLWLKQVHGTVVMGMDGGGSCYPTADASIALRPKQICVVMTADCLPVLFCNKAGTKVAAAHAGWRGLCDGMLEQTVKTFNEDPSSLLAWIGPGIGPNAFEVGPEVRAEFITVDAQAAVAFRPAVNEGKWLVDLYQIARQRLANVGVKAVYGGDYCTYQDNERFFSFRRDGKTGRMGSFIWMA
- a CDS encoding polyhydroxyalkanoate granule-associated phasin, which encodes MSTLDKSYRLATQAAEIAVAAPQVIAMRTMRMMLAGANPSAKDQREFYQMGAEKVEAFGEAWLAMSMQMWKVNQEWMRMWFNAFTAYPLSQGGSLNHSTKRLESATLNVLSKGMTPVHKRVVSNAKRLTRS
- a CDS encoding YiiD C-terminal domain-containing protein gives rise to the protein MTEQDLQVYLNTHIPLTQAMQIQVLSIASDQLILQAPLAPNKNPHHTVFGGSIATILTLAAWSLVHTRLEAEAISSTLVVRRSALEYQRPVEGDFAAKAYFADPTQWESFKQTLQTKGKAKIAVEAVIDYAGQVSAQFNGEFVALQV
- a CDS encoding cupin domain-containing protein; the encoded protein is MESTLSVETGNLFAQLPTDLKAEVFETLVNAVQLRIERIVSKGQASPPDFWYDQNEHEWVLILQGEAILELEDRQVTLKAGDYINLPAHVKHRVAWTMPEQETIWLAIFY
- a CDS encoding XisH family protein, with amino-acid sequence MPARDAYHLAVRHALEKAGWTVTDDPYLIKQGVISMYIDLGAEHLVAATKGQEKIAIEIKCFTQPSYLAEFHTALGQFINYKIALEKQEPERDLYLAITQSTYDAFFTVPFIQQVTNKTGIKLMLFDADQEVITQWIN
- a CDS encoding XisI protein, whose product is MDKLKLYRQAIKAVLKDYANLSPSKDELLTQLIFDDEGGHYQLMYVGWDRGTRVYGVIIHIDLINGKAWLQYNGTEFDIAKELMAQGVEREDIVLGFYPKSTRKYTDYAIT